The Acetivibrio saccincola genome window below encodes:
- a CDS encoding L7Ae/L30e/S12e/Gadd45 family ribosomal protein — MTNRIYSFMGLARKANKLVSGDETCERLLKSGKVKLIVVAEDASFNTKKKYENACFHRRVEMRIFGTKELLGKFIGKGITSVVAILDKGFSNNLLKMIDDENNACGGEDIDKKKSL, encoded by the coding sequence ATGACAAATAGGATATATTCTTTTATGGGGCTTGCAAGGAAAGCTAACAAATTGGTTTCAGGTGATGAAACATGCGAAAGACTTTTAAAGAGCGGCAAAGTTAAATTAATTGTCGTGGCAGAAGATGCTTCATTTAACACAAAAAAGAAGTATGAAAATGCTTGTTTTCACAGGAGAGTGGAAATGAGAATATTTGGGACAAAAGAATTATTGGGAAAATTTATTGGCAAAGGAATAACTTCGGTGGTGGCCATATTGGACAAAGGGTTTTCCAATAATCTTTTGAAAATGATAGACGATGAAAATAATGCTTGCGGGGGTGAAGATATTGACAAGAAAAAGAGTTTATGA
- the rnpM gene encoding RNase P modulator RnpM, with amino-acid sequence MKKKRIPMRMCIGCQEMKPKKELIRVVKNKENEISIDFVGKKPGRGAYICKDIECFEKARKSKGFERAFETSIESEIYEALKKELGTENDK; translated from the coding sequence ATGAAGAAAAAAAGGATTCCAATGAGAATGTGTATAGGATGTCAGGAAATGAAACCTAAAAAAGAGTTAATCAGGGTGGTAAAGAACAAAGAAAATGAAATATCCATTGACTTTGTTGGCAAGAAGCCTGGCAGAGGAGCCTATATTTGTAAAGACATTGAGTGTTTTGAAAAGGCAAGGAAGAGTAAAGGATTTGAAAGAGCATTTGAAACTTCTATTGAAAGTGAAATATATGAAGCATTAAAAAAAGAATTGGGGACGGAAAATGACAAATAG
- the nusA gene encoding transcription termination factor NusA, translated as MSADLIHALEQLEKEKGIDKETLIEAIEAALISAYKRNFGSSQNVRVLIDRDSGEFKVFALKKVTQSPKNINFDISIEEAKKINPDFEEDDVVEIEVTPRKFGRIAAQTAKQVVVQRIREAERGIIFDEFANKEGEIVTGIVQRTERRNVIIDLGRAEAILAPSEQVPGEEYKFNDRIKTYIIEVKKTTKGPQIMVSRTHPGLVKRLFELEVPEIYEGIVELKSISREPGSRTKVAVYSRDDNVDPVGACVGQKGTRVQAIVDELRGEKIDIINWSSDPKEYISSSLSPAKVIRVDVNEEEKSAKVTVPDFQLSLAIGKEGQNARLAAKLTGWKIDIKSESQLRADIEQKLFNINSESAGDEYSERDGGEEVLEENLKGGAGEEVPEEGLEGDIGEEIPKEDVEAGDEISEEGTSERDLDENIV; from the coding sequence ATGAGTGCGGATTTAATTCATGCATTAGAACAATTAGAGAAAGAAAAAGGAATTGATAAAGAAACATTAATTGAAGCTATAGAAGCAGCTCTTATATCAGCATATAAAAGAAATTTTGGTTCTTCCCAGAACGTCAGGGTTTTAATTGACCGGGACAGTGGGGAATTTAAAGTATTTGCATTAAAAAAAGTAACCCAAAGTCCAAAGAATATTAATTTTGATATCTCAATTGAGGAAGCTAAAAAAATAAATCCTGACTTTGAAGAAGATGATGTTGTAGAGATAGAAGTAACTCCAAGGAAATTTGGAAGGATAGCAGCCCAGACAGCCAAGCAGGTTGTTGTGCAACGTATAAGAGAGGCTGAAAGGGGAATTATTTTCGACGAATTTGCCAATAAGGAAGGGGAAATAGTTACAGGAATTGTCCAAAGGACAGAGAGAAGAAATGTAATTATAGATTTAGGAAGAGCCGAAGCAATATTAGCGCCGTCAGAGCAGGTACCTGGTGAGGAGTATAAGTTTAATGACAGGATAAAAACGTATATAATAGAAGTTAAAAAGACAACCAAAGGTCCTCAGATTATGGTATCCAGAACCCACCCGGGGCTTGTAAAAAGATTGTTTGAACTTGAAGTGCCTGAAATATACGAAGGAATAGTTGAACTTAAAAGCATTTCAAGGGAACCAGGCTCCAGGACAAAAGTAGCAGTGTATTCAAGGGACGATAATGTTGACCCTGTAGGGGCTTGTGTAGGGCAAAAAGGCACAAGGGTCCAGGCTATTGTTGATGAGCTTAGGGGGGAGAAGATAGACATAATAAACTGGAGCAGTGACCCGAAGGAATATATTTCAAGCAGCTTAAGTCCTGCAAAGGTCATAAGGGTGGATGTGAATGAAGAGGAGAAAAGTGCAAAAGTAACGGTACCGGACTTTCAGCTGTCCTTAGCAATAGGAAAAGAAGGTCAAAATGCAAGGCTTGCTGCCAAACTAACCGGCTGGAAAATTGATATTAAGAGTGAATCCCAGCTTAGGGCAGATATTGAGCAAAAGCTCTTTAATATTAACAGTGAAAGTGCAGGAGATGAATATTCAGAAAGGGACGGCGGGGAAGAAGTTCTAGAAGAAAATTTAAAAGGGGGCGCCGGGGAAGAGGTTCCTGAAGAAGGTTTAGAAGGAGACATCGGGGAAGAAATTCCTAAAGAAGATGTAGAAGCCGGTGATGAAATTTCTGAAGAAGGGACTTCAGAGAGGGATTTAGATGAGAACATTGTTTAA